ATCTCCCCGGAAAACCTTGTCATAAGATAATAAGGGGTCAGGCACTGACAAGGGACAGGTTAGCGGATAGAGATGGTGAGAGCAGCTTTCCTTCCGTGGAATAACGGAAGTTAAGGTAATGGAGACATGGCTCAAAAAAAGCAAAGAGTGTTTAAATGCCATGATGAGTGAGAAGTGATTAGTTATGAGTGAAAAATCAAAACAAAATAGATTGCAGTCTGTATCCGAAAAGGTTACAATTGTAACCAATATGATTACAATGACAAAAACCGATCGCTTATCATCGGTATTGTTCGGTAAGGCAAGACGGGGAATTCTCTCGTTGTTTTTCAGCCGCCCTGAAGAAACGTTTTATTTACGTCAAATTGTTCAATTAACAGGGATTGGTTTAGGTCCTATACAGCGAGAATTAAAACAGCTTTCCGATGCCGGGATTATCCACCGAAAAGTACAGGGCAGGCAGGTCTATTTTCAGGCAAACAGAGAATGTCCTATCTTCAACGAATTGAAAAGTATTATCATAAAAACAGTGGGTGTTGGAGATGCCTTAAGGTCTGCGCTCTCATCTCTTGCGAATAGAATTTATATAGCTTTCATTTACGGTTCCTTTGCGAGCGGAGAGGAAAAAAAGGGGAGCGATGTTGACCTTCTCGTGATCGGCGATATAACGCTCAGGGAGGTTGTCTCTTCATTGAGCGAGGCGCAACATGCAATCGGGCGTGAGATTAATCCCACTGTCTATCCTGTTGAGGAGTTTAAAAAGAAAATCAAAGAAAAACATCATTTCTTAAGCAGTGTTATTCACGAACCAGCAATCTTTCTCATAGGAGATATAGGTGAGCTTGAAAAAATGGCTGGAAAACGGCTGGCTGACAGAACATAGAGCGAGCTCTCAGGAGATCAAAGAACTTCTGGGTGTTACAGACCGTGATTTAAAGGAGTGTCAGGTAGAGGGTTTGAGTCCTGACTG
The Pseudomonadota bacterium genome window above contains:
- a CDS encoding nucleotidyltransferase domain-containing protein codes for the protein MSEKSKQNRLQSVSEKVTIVTNMITMTKTDRLSSVLFGKARRGILSLFFSRPEETFYLRQIVQLTGIGLGPIQRELKQLSDAGIIHRKVQGRQVYFQANRECPIFNELKSIIIKTVGVGDALRSALSSLANRIYIAFIYGSFASGEEKKGSDVDLLVIGDITLREVVSSLSEAQHAIGREINPTVYPVEEFKKKIKEKHHFLSSVIHEPAIFLIGDIGELEKMAGKRLADRT